From the genome of Panulirus ornatus isolate Po-2019 chromosome 19, ASM3632096v1, whole genome shotgun sequence, one region includes:
- the LOC139755587 gene encoding marginal zone B- and B1-cell-specific protein-like, with translation MKIPHLSWIFVALCLCVRAEGDIDFVDTETEEDAEAALKCDACKIVASKFAEAFADIQGSLKPTISPKDEEIIEAAEGTCDEAWEGYGVVLVEGVERLAGPGSDVKSTKVMLEDGIWSRRLQDMCDELLGEAPDEKTLYHTWASGGLLEEYLCRGEGTFGACSAGNWGPWPGDEYDDYDDSAEFEDIHDEF, from the exons ATGAAGATACCACATCTATCTTGGATATTTGTagctctctgtttgtgtgtgagggCAGAAGGGGATATTGATTTTGTGGACACTGAAACTGAAGAAGATGCAGAAGCTGCTCTAAAGTGTGATGCTTGCAAAATAGTAGCTTCCAAG TTTGCAGAAGCTTTTGCTGACATCCAAGGAAGCCTCAAGCCCACAATCTCACCAAAAGATGAAGAAATTATTGAAGCTGCTGAGGGTACTTGTGATGAGGCATGGGAAGG GTATGGTGTGGTTTTAGTGGAAGGGGTAGAGAGACTGGCAGGACCAGGTTCTGATGTAAAATCAACCAAAGTTATGTTAGAGGATGGTATCTGGTCTCGCAG GCTACAAGATATGTGTGATGAACTTTTGGGTGAAGCCCCTGATGAAAAGACACTGTACCACACTTGGGCAAGTGGAGGTTTGTTAGAAGAATACTTGTGCAG AGGTGAGGGTACCTTTGGAGCATGTTCAGCAGGTAACTGGGGTCCATGGCCAggtgatgagtatgatgattatgatgattcaGCAGAATTTGAGGATATACATGATGAGTTTTGA